GCTCTGGAAAGAGGAAGAACCTGATCtaactgtaagggcctatttagccaaaGTGATGCCATCTaattaaacagtgattttgttgtttatgcagtaaaactaaAACTgatcttgcccccccccccctcagggaacttacttaaaagcaagtcccagAAATCAGTCCCAGGTagcaaagcccaaatacaagggtgggtcagtccaggtggagacattcaatcagtgggggcacatactgtctttctagctaccaaggagtgtgggtctAGCCTTTTGGACACCAGTTCTGACCTAGGTGaaaggctagttcaaatatctactatagggtaaattgtaattcaattggtcacccgtgtgtgacctagcatgactgggCAGCTTTCTCCGTGTGTGTTGCAATCTctttggccacctgtgcgtggccaggcccaaccacatcgcctttgcccttaaaagctagtctgtaaggcagagagtggttgcctctttgcaagagacggccccagccggtcagtttgattctcgatgcttggagcgaaataaagctttgcttgtccttcactttgtatcagtctcgtttcctttgaccatggacccaacactaAGCACATAGATCAAGAGCTCCCAAGTGTGTACACAGTACTTCTGATGAAGGAGCAGAAGGCTAGCTGAGGACAGGCAGAAGCCGACACCCCACAACCCACCCTCCATGGGGGgcatgtgacattcctcaggcactcctggctgtcctaaaggaaaaataaatagatcacaatcctgcaaaaCTTGAGTCTCCCTCTATTTACAAAAGTCTTAGCAATTTACAAGAGCAAAGTGGCCTagattccagaagaaaatgtaGATACCATTAATTGTCCtataacctgcagcccactgACAGATACTTGAAGTGGGCAGATTGTAACATCCCTCCAGGAAGCTGCCAACTATCTTcctgccttgctagagggaaaaacaaccttaacttgacaatggccaggcctcttctttaacatatgaaatatgaaaatctttttgaaacttcccttttccttacctcctccaACTCCCAAGTACAACCAGCCACacctcacaaccccagggcagcagttctttctgccccttagtcctgtccctgtgcttgactaaaaccacctttttgcaccaaagatatctcaggaattctttcttggtggtCGGCTCTGCACCGCACCCCAAGGAACTTCACCTATATTCTAAGCCCCCATTGCTTCTCTAGGGAGAATATCTAAGGAAGGAACAGGGTATTAGAGCACGCATGGCTTATCATCAAGGAGCGTATTAACATGAGTAAGCCTCTGCGGGGCCAGGGTGTTTAAGAGAAAGTCAGCCTGCAGGAGTCTGAGATTGTCCTCGCTGTTTTCCAAGTCTCAGCTCAGGAGACACTGACAGCCCTAGGCTGATGCCCTCACCCGCATCCCAGCTCTAGCAATTGCCCGATTAGCTGTATTGGAAAAGGGGCCACGCCAGTGCCTGGGTGGGATGACAAATTGCCCAAGATGCTGATTTTGCCTTTGAAATATAGTGACTTGTTTAAGGCAGTAACAGCATGTCTTCtggattcctttttattttttaaagatttacttatttatttgaggggtgaggcaaaggaagggaaagaatccaggcagactccccacaaagacagagtggggagccccctaggagctccatctcacaaccctgagatctggaGCTGAGCCCAAAACAAGAATCCTGCACTtaactgagtctcccaggtgctCCTGTCCTGAGTGTTCCAAACACCACTCAAGGCCACTGCCAAAGGGGTCCGGGCCTGTCCACCAGAGTTCCCGACAAGTCAGGGGTTGACAAATTGATTTTACTGGTCCCCTTCCTCTGAGCGAGGGTTCTATATATGCCCTGGTTTGTGTGGACACTGCATCTGGCCTCACCCAAGCTTTACCCCATCACCCTGAGAACCAGGCTGTCATCATTAGGGGACTAAGGAAGCTGAGTACCATGTGTGGACACTCTCATCAGCAGTGATGGGGGGGTCACCTTTCAGAGGTTATGATAGGTAAGACTGGTCAGAAAACACATGCATTGAACCGAGGTTCTGTCTCCCCTATAACTCTCAAGCAGTCAGGTtggtgggaaggaaaaagagaatattaaagCAGCAGATCACATTTTAGCAGATATAACCGCCATAAATCAGTGGACTACAGTATTGTCCCAGTGCTCTCATACATTTGCATGATTACCTAGTAGGGCCTGTTGGCCCACATGCCAGACCGTGGACCACTGTTGAAGCATACAGTGTGGTAAAGATGTAGAAGTCCCAGGGGCAGTCTTCTCACTGTGCATCAGTGTTCTATGCTGCCAAGAGCACCAGGCCCCATCACACCCAGGAGAGGAATTATGTCCTGGAATTTGCAATGGGGCCTCCCATGAGTTGGGCCAGAAAGCCCTCTCCATGCTAGTGAAACTCCTTGCTGACTGCTTAGGGCACATTGTGGAAAAGGAGCGTATGTAAGATTACACGAGTAGGTCACAAGGCATAGAACACTGGTGGAGGTCAGTAAGAGGACGCTGACGCCAGTTAACCTACTAGCAGCACTTGGGCAATGGGGGTACCTCCCTCCTGTCTCCTGTGCTTGGAATGTATGTTCAGTCCACTATTCCCACAGTGGGAGCTGTTTCTAAGGACACAGACTGGAGAGGGTAAGGTGTTGTGGTGACCATCTGGATGGTAGATGTGATTAGACCCAGTGaaggattttatataaatgtttaaaattctagCAGGAAAGTAAGGAGATGTACATGTCTTGTGGTCACCCAAGACAAGCATCAAAAATAAGTTCCCTTGGCTCTTAACACTACTGCCAACCAATCTGGAATGTTCTGCCTTGTTTTTAggtctctccttgccctccatGGCATGGTGGCCACCTTGTGAACCAATAAGAACTATATATAACAGCCAAAGCTGTAAAAAGCccagaagaaaaatgagtaaaactaTATGACCTAAGGTAATGTcttcttagatatgataccacATGCACAagtcacaaaaacacaaaacagatatACTGGAATTCATGAAATTAAAGAGCTTCAGAGAATCcaaggacactatcaagaaagtgaaaatatagtTCAGAGAAACAAAGAGTATGTTTCTAAGTAATATATGTCATGAGGATCTGGTGTGCAAACAGAGCGAGCACATTAAAACCCatcaactgaaagaaaaatcattaaaaatgttcatcacttatcattaggaaaatgcaaagaaaatcacaataaaaagcCACACAAAATACACTAGGGCGACTATAGTGAAAAACGGAGGCAGTAACGAGTGTTAACAAGAATGTGTAGGAGCTGGGATACTCATCTATTCACAGTGAGGACGTAAAATGGTGcaaacactatggaaaacagtggggGAAGTTCCCCCAAACTTCAACAAGTCACCAGATAACCCAGAaatccattcctaggtatatatctGAGAACACTGAAATCAGTCTCCCAGGAAAGCTTTCCACAAGTCTGCGCAGCAGTATTATTCCTAATAgtaaaaaagtggaaataacccaaacttACGCCAACTGATGGAGGGATAAGCAAATGTACAATAGCCACACCATGGAATAGTATTAGGccacaataaagaaaagaatggagtgCTGACATATGCTCCAACACAGGGGACAGTGACAACAGCCCTCAGTCACAAAGGTCACCCATTGTATGAGTCCCTCAGGTGGGAATGTcgagaataggcaaatccatagagacagagaacaaactagtaaTTATAGAACACTGCGATGGAGGAAAGGCCAGGAGAGAAGATCAACACTTTTTCTGAAGGATGAGCATGTGAtagaaatcttcaaaatatttccattcaACGTTACTGCTTTTCCGCTTATTGATAAAGAAACACATCTCTGCATCGATTTTGCTTGTTTTAAGGGCAACTTTATGGATGTGATTCcttttgtcccatttttttttttttcctatgagcTCATCTGAATTTCATGCAAAATGGAAGTTATTTGCAAGTAGATGTTTTTCACCGGAAaggtttcttccttttcagtatCAAGGAGCCTTATCATGCACACTTACATAATCAACATCCATGTCaagaaatttacattaaaaatcattttatccaGGAATTGTAAATTGGAGATTTAGCCAGTTTAGATGCCATAAATGAGCATTTGATGGAATATGACCTATATCATGATGAGCACATTAAGTCaacatttcctgttttcttgtaTATCCTACCTTCCTAAAATCAAATAAAGATTCCGATTCCTAACGTCTTTTTTCTTATCAGTTCTTGCATACTTCACCTACCAATCACCATCCCCCCCATACTGCCTAAATTCTATCTACCTTATCCTGTTAACCCTACCTTACTAGTGATCAGCCAGTATTGATGGGTTTGAAACACCCTTTTTTCTCTATGCTGGGGACACAACTTCACTGAAAACCAACTTTTAGTTGTTCTGTTCTAAGGTTTCCTCAACTGATTTTGTATAGCTCTAAGACCTCTAGGTCCTCCTCCCCTGTCTCAATTGTGAACACAAAATACGTCAGTTCATTTCCCCAATTAGTCACCACCCATGATTTTAGAACAAAACTGCAAGTTTTCCACCAGCAAACATCATATCCATCATTTGGATACTAGGAGTAGTAACCATAATTAAATATTACAAGTTCCTTAATATTTTACACCAGCAATTTTTATGGAGTTATGcatcatttgattaaaaaaaaaaagcattttcagtaTACTCGCTATACTGAATATTACCTATCTAGttctccaaaaagaaacccctttcataataataattagttTAAATTGTCCCCTTTCCCTAGCCCCTTGCAAATATAGATCTTTTTATCTCTACAGATTtgccattctggacatttcatagaaGTGGAACCATACTGTATATGGCCTTTTCGTGTCCGTTTCTTTCATTTAATGTATTtctaaggttcatccatgtcatgaAACGTAGTGgctcttatttccttttatggTCTGCTGACATTCCATTGTAGGGATGGATAActttttatttacccatttatcagttgatgagcacttggattgcttccaatTTTCcaccattataaataatgttgctgtgagCATCCGTGTACaggtttttctgtaaatatatggtttcatttctctCTGATATATGCTTAGGACTGacattgctgagtcatatggtaatgGTGTGTTTAAATTCACGAAGAACTACCAGACTGTTATCGTGATGGCTGCAGAATTTTACATTCAGTGAAGCTCCTcaggggctcagtcggttaagtgtctgactcttggttttggttcaggtcatcatctcatgggtcatgggattgagccccatgttgggccctgcactcaccagggagtctgctcgagattctctccctctgtccttctcccccatgcatatgctctctctcaaataaataaacaagtctttaaaaagtatatttgagggctgcttgagtggctcagtctgcctttgactcaggtcatgatcccagggtcttgggattgagccccaaatggtgctccctgctcagtggggagactgcttctccctctcccactccccctgcttgtgttccctctctcactgtgtctatctctgtcaaataaataaataaaatcattaaagatatatatttaatatttatatattatatatattatttgtatataatgtatatacttatatataataaacatattttatatataaatatatgttatataaaaacatataatatataaatatatgttatataaaatatatataatatataaatatgtattatataaaatatattatatataaatatatatatttatttttaatttttaaaaaaaatttacttttttgtgtCACTGTTGCCACTACTGCTATGGCCACGGCCCCCACCATATCCACAGTCCTGCTGAAGCCTGAGTTCTCTGTGGACATGACCTGTGAAGGTTGCTCTGATGTGGTCAATCTGGAGCTCAACAAGGTGGGAGGAGCTGACTTTGACATTGACCTGCCGAACAAGAAGGTCCGCATCAACTCTGAGCACAGTGTGAACACTCAGTTGCATACCCTGGACAAAACAGGAAAGGCTATTTCTTACCTTGCCCCCAAGTAAAGAGGACTCCGACCTCTGGGCTTAAGATGCACCAAACAGGACTCTAATCCTCCCTTGCCTTCCAGAGAGAGCTGGGGTCTGGCAGTCCTGCTCAGTGGTGGCGGCTCTTGCAGAAACCCTCACTGGCCCTGCTCCTCCCTAGCTTCCCTGCAGTAAAATCGAGCTACTTTTGTTGGGGGAGGTGGAttacattctcatcagcaatgtTGGAGTGCCCCAATTTCCCCACATTCTTGTCAATGCATTGCTATCTGGcattttgattatagccatcccaGTGGGTGTTACATagtatcttattgtagttttcattgcattttccaaatgattaacgatttaaacatcttttcaaaatgcattttttgaaTACGGTTTTAGTATCTatgttcttcagagaaatgtctattcaaaactttttcccattttgtatttgatttatttgtctttaaTGGTGGAGTGTTGGTTTGATTGGTGGACCTTTTTGAGATATACAGTGTGAAAATGTTTTCTCCCCCTCTGTGGTTATCTCCTTACTTTATTAATATTGttctttgaccaaaaaaaaaaaaaagaattttgttttgataaattcctatatatctagatttttttaaaagattttatttatttatttgacagagagagagagagagagagagatcacaagtaggcagagaggcagagagaggaggaagcaggctccctgctgagcagagagcccgatgtggtgctcgatcccagcaccctgagatcatgacctgagccgaatgctgaggcttaacccactgagccatccaggtgcctttCCAATATATCTAGTTTTAATTGCTTGTAAATTTTTTTGATGGAATATCTAAAAATCTAGTATCAAATCCAAACTCATGaaaatatccatatatttttctttgtaagaaaattataattttggttCTTCTGTTTGGACTTTTTATCCAtcttgagttcatttttatacattgtgtgAGGTGGGGTCTgctctgtgtgtgggtgtgcatgtgcGTGCTGTCATCTCAGCACCAGTTGTTGAGAAGACTGCTCGTTCCCCATTGAATAGTCTTGATGTGCTTGttaaaatcagttgaccatatgtatggatttatttctggacacaAAAATCTATTCCAGTGATCTACACCGATGTCCTTAAGCCAGTAACACATTCTTTTACTCCAATTCCTGTAACTTCACATTAAGTTTTGAAACCAGGAGATATGAGTTCTgggactttgttcttttttcaagattgttttgactattttatgTTCCTTGAAATTCCATAGAAATTTCAGGATCAACATTTCaattgttgcaaaaaaaaaaaacaaacaggattttgaCAGGCAGTGCTTTGAATATCTAGCTCACTTTGGGGAGCGTGCCCTCTTaactatattaaatattagtaTTTGTGAACATGGAACATCTTCCATTCACCTTTCCTCAGTTCTGATGTTTGTAGTTGCCACTGTACAAGTCATACACTTGTTTGGTTAAATTTATGCCtaagtgtttttttggttttttgatgctattataaatgcaatttttaaatataatttcactttTGAGAGTTCATTGCtagtatttttagaaatagaactgatttttgtttattgcttTTGTAGCCTGCAACCTCGCTCAACTCATTAGCTCTAATCATAGTCTTCAGAAGACTCATTAGTCATTTCTAATTTAAAACCACGCCATGtaccaaacaaaaacccaatggcaaacacttaaaaaaaaattgtcatgtgtaaataaagatagttttacttctttctttccagactGCATGTTCTTACCTTCATTTCTGGGCCACTTCTCATGATTAAAACTGAGTACAATGTTTAGCAAAAATGATGAGAGTAGACAGTTTCATTTATTCCTGGTCTTAGGAGGGAAATGTTTGGTTTTTACCCCATTAAGTacgatgttagctgtgggtttttcattgatgTCTGTGATCAGGTTGAGAAAATTCCATTCTATTCCTactttgttgagcatttttgctttttgagggtgttagattttgtcaaaagctttacTTTATGTCTAGGGTGATGATCTTTTTTCGCctgttctattttttggaaaaaaaaatattgggaatATCAATGctaattcttccttaaatattggGTGGAGTTCATCAGTGAAGTCACCATCCTGGACCTTTCTTTGATTGAGGTGTTAGGATTATGTGTTAAGTCTCTTTGCTTATAGTTTCCACTGAgattttctgttctattgattcacttttttttttttaagattttatttatttatttgacagacagatcacaagcaggcagagaggcaggcagagggagagggagaagcaggctccctgctgagcagagagctcaaggagggactccatcccaggaccctggaatcatgcccCTAGCTGAAGTCAGCCActcaatcagctgagccaccaggcacacCACTACTTGATTCACTTTTGGCAGGTTGTGTGCTTCTGGGATTTTTGCTATTGTATTTGGGTCACAGAACGTGTTCTAATTTATACAATTGCTCAGAGTattcatttatgttgttttttatttctgaaatgttagGAGTAATGTCTCCACTTTCAGTCATGATTTTGCTACTTTGAGTATTTTCtgatccccctccccaccataagTCTTGTTCAAGGTCAGTCAATATCCATTTTTACAAAGAATCCACTTTtgcttgaatttaatttttctattatctgTCTCAGTCATCTCCACCTtaatctttcttgttttcttctttttgcttgctttggttttagtttgttcttttcatgttttttgtttgtttgtttgtttttccttgttaCTTAATGTAGAAGTTTAGGTCATTGATTTGAGTTatttgttgatgtttttgttgttttgtttttgtttaagtaCACGTTTATAGCCATAGATTTCCCTCAACTATTGCTTTCAGTTTATtctataagttttgtttttttgtgttttcacttttttaaaaggttgatttatttgttttagagagagaaagagagagagcaggcatgcacatgagcaggggacgggcagagagaaaaggagagggagagaatctcaagcagactccccgctaaggttatgacctgagcagaaaccaagagctggacacttaactgaccaccACACAAACATCCCTTGTTGTGTTCTCACTGTaattcatctcaaagtattttctaatttcccatctgatttcttctttgacccattgattATTTAGAATTGTGTGGTTTAATTTTTACATCTCAGTGAATTTCccatatttccttattttatcattttacttgGAGAACATCTTATAtacaatttcaaattttaaaattcactgtaaTTAGTTTATGGCTTAACTCATGCTCTGTCTTGCAGGATGTTTCATGTGCATTTACGAAGAGGACGAATACGAGTGTTCTCGGGTTGAACGTTCTATCGATGTTTGCCAGGTACCTGTGACTTCGAGTGTTGCTCAAGTCTCTTCTTTCCTTACTACTCTTCAATCTACTCATTCTATGCATCATCGAAAGTGATGTGTTAATGAAGTCTTTGTTTACTAATTTTGAACTATTTCCCCCTTCAACGCTGTCACTGTTTACTTCATGTATCTTGGTGTTCTGCTGTTATGTACATTTATAATCTTTTTGTCATTAtccatccttttcctcttttatacaatatttattttctctgatatcAATGTAGTCACTCTGGCTCTCTTTTAGTTATTATATTCATGGAAAAGCTTTTTCTAAACTTTTCTTTCAACTTGTTGTTATATTTGAATCTAACTTGACTATCTTAGGACAGCATACAGCTGTTCAGTGACTTCACTAAGCTGATTTTCTAAAGCATGTATTCTTTGTTGGCTGTAGTACTGACATCTCTGTTTCACTAGGTAGTGGTCAGCTACTGATTGAACATTCTATCGATGGGCTCTGTTTGCTGGATCTTGCTTTTGGTGTTCAGTTTTCAACTCTGCCTTGGTCTTCACTTCTTGCTTGCCCAAAGCCTGGCTGTCATCTATAGGTGAGCACGTAGGGCCATCTTATGTCTTCCCTTAGCATGCACATATCCCAGGGCCTGTGTGTAGCCCTTGGCATGTGCATGATTTGCAGCTTATCAGGATTGTGTTGGAATACCGTAAAGCTCTTATGCCCCCCAACGAATCTCATTCTTCAACCTTTCTGGTTAGTGTATTGTTTTCCCCAACTGTTATTTGCAGGTCCAGGCAGCAATGACTGATACATTTACCTTCTTATATTGTCTACAAATCTTCCCGGGGGAGTTGCCTCAAACTGGGAGTGCTCTGAGTAAGATGAGATAAAAGCAAGGAGCCATGAGACACCCTTCCACTCCAAACTGCAGTTCTTTTCAAATGAGGTCTGTTCTCCTCCTTCTGGGGCCAGTATCCATACTGTGGGTGTGGGATGTCATCTTCAAGGCCACCACCTGTCTGGGGGGCAGGATATAGCACCAGAGTAAGATAAAAAACCATAACTACACTGTTCTTTCAGTTCAGGtgtttgagtttttgttttgttttgcttgctttttgttttaattaattgcTCCCCCCTGGTGGTTGCTATAAGCTCCTGGTTAGTTTACAGAGTTCTGAAAATAGGAATTCTAACAgttttccccaattttttattgttttgctggCATTACTCTCCAATATATTTTTGAAGCCAggtctgaaattattttcttaggcgAACAACTAGAAATAATGAGGGTTTTTCTCCAACATCTTAACAGTTTGCAAAGATTTCAAGACAAATTCAGTGTGATTTTAGAAGTTTAAATCacaggtttcttttaaaaatatttatttgtttgtttatttctttgcttctttgtttttagagAATAGAGTGCatgtgagagaggaggaagggaagaggcagagggagagagaaacttaggcagactccccacttagcacagccccacatggggctctatttcacaatccatgagatcatgacctgagctgaaaccgactgaaccatccaggtgttcCTTATATTGCAGATTTCTTAATCGAAAGTGTTGTGCCTCTCAGATATCATGTTTCACactatgttttcctttcttgctc
Above is a genomic segment from Mustela nigripes isolate SB6536 chromosome 4, MUSNIG.SB6536, whole genome shotgun sequence containing:
- the LOC132016366 gene encoding copper transport protein ATOX1-like produces the protein MATAPTISTVLLKPEFSVDMTCEGCSDVVNLELNKVGGADFDIDLPNKKVRINSEHSVNTQLHTLDKTGKAISYLAPK